The following are encoded in a window of Vibrio azureus genomic DNA:
- a CDS encoding phosphatase PAP2 family protein codes for MKTKLYGLLMLALFTLTIIFLSLLIPDYDLTSQVSRTTGQTIALLTDSAGSHGFLLTLIALLIALSRMHSTKALWMKQLPTLGLLLIIGFAGKTGLKLITESPRPYTELLAAEQLIEQPQSFYQLSTNQQSDIITRISINVSEWRTQHWQGEKDYSFPSGHTIFVAICLVFFGGLFLQAGSYLSAAVLLLWATGVAFSRLWLGMHRVEDLIGSVAFVAALYCLIPLVYLTKNRPFLKIGRS; via the coding sequence ATGAAAACAAAACTTTACGGCTTGCTTATGCTGGCCTTATTCACTCTAACAATTATCTTTCTTTCGCTGTTAATTCCTGATTATGATTTAACCTCGCAGGTCAGCCGTACTACAGGACAAACCATTGCCTTATTAACTGACTCAGCCGGCAGTCATGGCTTCTTGTTGACCTTAATAGCTTTGCTTATTGCGCTTTCTAGAATGCATTCAACCAAGGCACTATGGATGAAACAACTCCCAACACTCGGATTGCTGTTAATTATTGGGTTTGCAGGAAAGACTGGTCTGAAATTAATAACAGAGAGCCCACGCCCTTACACAGAACTACTCGCAGCTGAACAGTTGATTGAACAACCACAATCTTTCTATCAACTCAGTACAAACCAACAATCCGATATTATTACGCGCATTTCTATTAACGTCAGTGAATGGCGAACTCAACACTGGCAAGGCGAAAAAGATTATTCCTTTCCTTCAGGTCATACTATTTTCGTTGCCATTTGCTTAGTATTTTTTGGTGGTTTGTTCTTACAAGCTGGAAGCTACCTATCTGCTGCCGTATTACTTCTATGGGCTACGGGTGTTGCCTTCAGTCGCTTGTGGCTGGGTATGCATAGAGTGGAGGATTTAATCGGCTCTGTTGCTTTTGTCGCTGCACTCTACTGCTTGATACCACTTGTATATTTAACTAAAAACAGACCATTCCTAAAAATAGGCAGGTCTTAA
- a CDS encoding glucose 1-dehydrogenase yields MDKVVIVTGASRGIGAASAKLLATQGYFVCVNYRSRSDAAQKVVEGIEQSGGRAIAIQADVSDEQQVKDLFDKTERALGSVTHLVNNAGILFTQSRLTDISLERFQKVMNANVVGCFLCCREAAKRFKSGSAIVNVSSAASRSGAPFEYVDYAASKGAMDSLTKGLSLELAENNIRVNAVRPGFIHTEMHADGGEPDRVKRLSPNIPLKRGGTTDEVANAIAWLLSDEASYVTGSFIDLAGGK; encoded by the coding sequence ATGGATAAAGTCGTTATCGTTACTGGGGCGAGTCGAGGCATTGGTGCGGCAAGCGCAAAGCTACTCGCTACACAAGGCTATTTTGTTTGCGTCAATTACAGAAGTCGCAGTGACGCTGCTCAAAAAGTGGTTGAAGGTATTGAACAAAGTGGTGGTAGAGCTATTGCCATTCAAGCTGATGTTTCCGATGAACAGCAGGTCAAAGATCTCTTCGATAAAACCGAGCGAGCATTAGGTAGCGTCACTCATTTAGTCAACAACGCTGGTATTTTATTTACTCAATCTCGCCTGACAGATATCAGTCTTGAGCGTTTTCAAAAAGTAATGAATGCCAACGTCGTCGGTTGTTTTTTATGTTGTCGAGAGGCCGCTAAGCGCTTTAAGTCTGGCTCAGCTATCGTAAATGTCTCCTCTGCTGCATCTCGCTCTGGTGCACCTTTCGAGTACGTCGATTATGCCGCCTCCAAAGGCGCTATGGATTCACTCACCAAAGGGTTATCTTTAGAACTGGCTGAAAACAATATACGAGTTAACGCTGTTAGACCCGGTTTTATCCATACAGAAATGCATGCCGATGGCGGTGAACCAGATCGAGTCAAACGACTCAGTCCCAATATACCTTTAAAGCGAGGAGGAACAACAGATGAGGTTGCGAACGCCATTGCTTGGTTACTCAGTGATGAAGCCTCATATGTCACTGGTTCATTCATCGACCTTGCAGGGGGCAAATAA
- a CDS encoding LysR family transcriptional regulator, translating to MQLQRLKAMAVFAAVVQTGSFNKAAVLLGLSRPAVSEQIRKLEALLKVRVLQRSTRMMSLTPDGEKILPLAQSVLDSLLMTERVLSKDEMVGKICLTATYDIAHNWLLPRIKTFSEQYPNIEFDFLITDDKVDLIKNQVDLAVRVSAMNEYGFVARKVFDDELEVYAAPQYLQSLSEPIGDENLLEQRWVLLKRLSENGDIWLQNGTEKRRFTPINPIQTNSPIFSRDLILSGMGIGLLINNISSSYIDSGELVRVLSGWKAQQLSCYLLYPSREHLPKRMRLLINFLLNSKSFG from the coding sequence ATGCAGTTACAAAGATTGAAAGCCATGGCGGTATTTGCAGCCGTTGTACAAACGGGTAGCTTTAACAAAGCTGCTGTGTTGCTTGGGTTAAGTAGACCTGCGGTAAGTGAGCAAATCAGGAAGTTAGAAGCACTACTAAAAGTCAGAGTCTTACAACGTTCTACACGTATGATGAGCTTAACGCCCGATGGTGAAAAGATATTACCGTTAGCTCAATCGGTATTAGACTCCTTATTGATGACTGAGCGTGTTCTGTCCAAAGATGAAATGGTCGGAAAAATATGCCTGACAGCCACTTATGATATTGCACATAACTGGCTGCTACCTCGTATCAAGACGTTCTCTGAGCAATACCCTAATATTGAGTTTGATTTTCTGATCACTGATGACAAAGTGGACTTGATAAAAAATCAGGTGGATTTGGCAGTCAGAGTCTCTGCGATGAATGAATATGGTTTTGTGGCAAGAAAAGTCTTTGATGATGAATTAGAGGTCTACGCTGCTCCTCAATATTTACAGTCACTTTCTGAGCCTATCGGTGATGAGAATTTGCTTGAACAGCGTTGGGTCCTGCTTAAGCGATTGAGTGAAAATGGCGATATCTGGCTACAGAATGGGACTGAAAAGCGACGTTTTACGCCGATTAACCCTATACAAACCAACTCTCCTATTTTTTCAAGGGATTTAATCTTATCAGGGATGGGGATTGGGCTACTGATTAACAACATTAGCAGCAGTTATATCGATTCAGGGGAGTTGGTTCGAGTACTTTCCGGTTGGAAAGCTCAGCAACTCTCCTGTTATTTACTTTATCCCAGTCGAGAACACTTACCAAAAAGAATGCGTCTGCTGATTAATTTTTTATTAAACTCAAAGTCTTTTGGTTAA
- a CDS encoding nuclear transport factor 2 family protein, whose amino-acid sequence MSDLTTQQKNIAVINTYFASLAVGDMNKFASLLDDNVIWHQPGNNSFSGKKNGIEEIGAMVAGMMTKTQGSFAVQPNAQPMASDDLVSVPVLFSGQRNIDGVEHSIHMEGTDLFKLSNEKITEIWLFSSDQATEDKFWDR is encoded by the coding sequence ATGTCTGATTTAACAACTCAACAAAAAAACATTGCTGTCATAAACACTTACTTTGCTAGCCTTGCAGTCGGTGATATGAATAAATTTGCAAGCCTACTTGATGATAATGTTATCTGGCACCAACCTGGAAACAACTCATTCTCTGGTAAGAAAAACGGAATAGAAGAGATCGGTGCAATGGTGGCAGGCATGATGACCAAAACACAAGGATCTTTTGCAGTACAACCAAATGCTCAACCAATGGCAAGCGATGATTTAGTCTCTGTACCTGTATTATTTTCAGGCCAAAGAAATATCGATGGTGTAGAACACAGTATCCATATGGAAGGAACCGACTTATTCAAACTCAGCAATGAGAAAATCACCGAAATCTGGTTATTTTCATCTGATCAAGCAACAGAAGATAAGTTCTGGGATCGCTAA
- a CDS encoding hemerythrin domain-containing protein produces the protein MTSTRLNLFTFPHKGLRNALAQLSRLAGQVEYKDTHSLEALNDLANEVFLLLDLHAHSEESVVLRALESEQPGSATHNLNEHKDVEHQLGNLKKQLHILNQQPVLSHSQTFYSMINNFYSSYLAHMEMEESDINELLWTNFTDKELMQLHHDVMSSLTPEQVSIWFKYIVPALNQSERVAIMNSLKEAAPEPFFHSVLMMLEHYLDQGEFKFLCHQLGCA, from the coding sequence ATGACTTCAACCAGATTAAACCTTTTTACTTTTCCTCATAAAGGGCTACGTAATGCACTCGCCCAGCTTAGTAGGCTTGCAGGTCAAGTAGAGTATAAAGATACTCATTCGTTAGAAGCATTGAATGATCTTGCCAATGAAGTATTTCTGTTGCTTGATCTACATGCTCATTCCGAAGAGTCCGTCGTGTTACGCGCTCTAGAAAGCGAACAACCGGGCAGCGCGACTCATAACCTAAACGAACATAAAGACGTTGAGCACCAACTAGGTAACCTAAAGAAGCAGCTTCATATACTCAACCAGCAACCTGTCTTGTCACATAGTCAGACGTTCTACTCAATGATCAATAATTTTTATTCTTCTTATTTAGCCCACATGGAAATGGAAGAGAGCGATATCAATGAACTATTGTGGACAAACTTTACTGATAAAGAGTTGATGCAACTGCACCACGATGTCATGTCGTCTTTAACTCCAGAGCAAGTGAGCATATGGTTTAAATACATTGTTCCTGCGCTTAACCAATCAGAGCGAGTAGCTATTATGAATAGCCTAAAAGAAGCGGCTCCAGAACCCTTTTTTCACTCTGTGTTAATGATGCTCGAGCACTATCTGGACCAAGGGGAATTCAAATTTCTTTGTCACCAGTTGGGATGTGCATAA
- a CDS encoding outer membrane beta-barrel protein: protein MLFNKSLNMLSVFFICLFSSQNLSAAPYLQGLYGYGKHSTLNWGIGGGYDFEIYPWGAEFNIQQSSKIKTGTQKIEQQWSSFSATYRKENFIFEPLTFKTSLGLATLNQTTQRGEFSNNNFSWNLTSDIEIGYQFNPSFEIFAEYRFFIGETTKNVSAPETFMFGGRLYWVDL from the coding sequence ATGTTGTTCAATAAAAGCTTAAACATGTTGTCTGTATTTTTTATATGCTTATTCTCCTCACAAAATTTATCTGCAGCCCCCTACCTTCAAGGTTTATACGGTTATGGAAAACACAGCACCTTAAACTGGGGCATCGGGGGTGGTTATGATTTTGAAATTTATCCTTGGGGAGCAGAATTCAACATACAACAATCATCAAAAATCAAAACAGGTACACAAAAAATCGAACAGCAATGGTCTTCTTTTTCAGCTACCTACCGAAAAGAAAATTTTATTTTTGAGCCATTAACTTTTAAGACGAGTTTGGGACTTGCAACATTAAATCAAACTACTCAACGAGGAGAATTCAGTAATAATAATTTCTCTTGGAACTTAACGTCAGATATTGAAATAGGATACCAATTCAATCCATCTTTTGAGATATTTGCTGAGTATCGATTTTTCATAGGCGAAACAACAAAAAACGTTTCCGCACCTGAAACCTTCATGTTTGGTGGGCGTTTATACTGGGTTGACCTATAG
- a CDS encoding glycerate kinase — MKVVVASDSFKESLTAKQASEAIKTGLSRVWKDAEIVTLPVADGGEGTMNALLDATNGRQVLVEISDPLGKPIRACYGILGDGQTAVVEMAQASGLHLVPVELRDPKQTSSFGTGQLILHALNCGIRRFIIGLGGSATNDAGIGMLAALGMKFFDASGMAISANGIGLTHLAKIDASDFDPRLADCEVLVASDVDTLLCGTNGASVVFGPQKGATSADVELLDSALRNFGELTEQLTGKPVSHQKGSGAAGGMGAAFLGYFSANLKPGIEIVIETVRFVEHLADADFVFTGEGCLDGQTIHGKTALGIAKAAKQFNIPVIALAGCTGEGFEAVYEFGIDAVFSAVPRAMNLTQAINDAEANLTQLAENVARLLLINTRK; from the coding sequence ATGAAAGTCGTAGTTGCCTCTGATTCATTTAAAGAGAGCCTAACAGCAAAGCAAGCAAGTGAAGCCATAAAAACTGGTTTATCTCGAGTATGGAAGGATGCTGAGATCGTCACATTGCCTGTTGCTGATGGGGGAGAGGGGACGATGAATGCTTTGCTTGATGCAACGAATGGTCGCCAAGTTTTGGTTGAAATCAGTGACCCATTAGGTAAACCAATCCGTGCCTGCTATGGCATTCTTGGAGACGGTCAAACTGCGGTGGTTGAAATGGCTCAGGCGAGCGGCTTACATCTTGTTCCGGTTGAATTGCGAGATCCTAAACAAACCAGTAGTTTTGGCACCGGGCAGCTTATCCTTCATGCGCTTAACTGCGGCATCCGACGTTTTATTATTGGTTTAGGAGGGAGTGCAACCAATGATGCTGGCATTGGAATGTTAGCAGCTTTGGGAATGAAGTTCTTCGATGCCTCAGGAATGGCTATTTCTGCAAATGGTATTGGCTTAACCCATCTTGCGAAGATTGATGCCTCTGATTTTGATCCACGCTTAGCTGACTGTGAAGTATTGGTGGCCAGTGATGTTGACACTCTCCTATGTGGAACGAATGGCGCTTCGGTTGTTTTTGGTCCGCAAAAAGGAGCAACGTCGGCAGATGTTGAACTCCTTGATAGCGCACTAAGAAATTTTGGTGAACTGACTGAACAGTTGACAGGCAAACCTGTAAGTCATCAAAAAGGATCAGGAGCGGCTGGTGGTATGGGGGCCGCTTTTCTTGGCTATTTTTCTGCCAACTTAAAGCCTGGTATCGAGATTGTTATTGAGACGGTCAGATTCGTTGAACACCTAGCAGACGCTGACTTCGTTTTTACTGGTGAAGGTTGCCTTGATGGGCAAACGATACACGGTAAGACGGCTTTGGGTATAGCAAAAGCGGCCAAACAGTTTAATATTCCAGTGATTGCTTTAGCAGGTTGTACCGGTGAAGGGTTTGAAGCGGTGTATGAATTTGGTATTGATGCGGTATTTAGCGCGGTGCCTAGAGCGATGAATTTGACACAGGCAATCAACGACGCTGAAGCTAACCTCACTCAACTTGCAGAAAATGTTGCGAGATTACTATTGATCAACACAAGAAAATGA
- a CDS encoding DUF924 family protein produces MYQDILTFWFQQLSPKDWFNYNAEVDQQIEEQFLVTLKQAEQSELFSWRKTAHGRLAEVIVLDQFSRNIYRNSPKAFAQDGMALALAQEAISLGLDKPLSAVERSFLYMPFMHSESKLIHQTAEQLFKSLDQPISYEFELKHKAIIDQFSRYPHRNAILGRTSTEQELEFLKQPNSSF; encoded by the coding sequence ATGTATCAAGACATCCTAACCTTTTGGTTTCAACAACTCTCGCCTAAAGACTGGTTTAACTACAATGCTGAAGTCGATCAGCAAATAGAGGAACAATTTCTTGTCACACTTAAGCAAGCAGAACAATCTGAGCTATTTAGCTGGCGAAAAACGGCTCACGGGCGCTTGGCAGAAGTGATTGTTCTTGACCAATTTTCTCGAAATATTTACCGCAACTCCCCCAAAGCTTTTGCTCAAGATGGAATGGCACTGGCTCTCGCGCAAGAAGCAATCAGCCTAGGTTTGGATAAGCCGTTAAGTGCTGTTGAGCGCAGCTTTCTTTATATGCCTTTCATGCATAGTGAATCAAAGCTTATTCATCAAACCGCTGAACAATTATTTAAATCACTAGACCAGCCTATCAGCTATGAGTTTGAACTGAAACATAAAGCCATTATCGATCAATTTAGCCGCTACCCACATCGTAATGCAATACTAGGTAGAACGAGTACAGAACAAGAGTTAGAGTTTTTGAAGCAACCTAATTCAAGTTTTTAA
- a CDS encoding VOC family protein has protein sequence MKMNHVGIMVGNMDQAVEFYTKALGLRVVMNNTKVIEERQSAIGRMCIAVFGEGFKGFNIAHLVTTDGIGVELFEMVDRQERHDVDFSRLGIFHFCLQSDDFEATIQRVEQYGGRARMDVMRYHPEDDSKPAKMVYLEDPFGNLFELYSHSYEETYASDYE, from the coding sequence ATGAAAATGAATCATGTTGGTATTATGGTTGGCAATATGGATCAAGCGGTTGAGTTTTATACCAAAGCTTTAGGTCTCAGAGTCGTTATGAATAACACTAAGGTCATCGAAGAGCGTCAAAGTGCGATTGGTAGAATGTGTATTGCTGTTTTTGGTGAAGGCTTTAAAGGTTTCAATATTGCACACCTTGTTACAACCGATGGCATTGGAGTGGAACTCTTTGAGATGGTAGACCGACAAGAGCGACACGACGTGGATTTTTCTCGTTTGGGGATCTTCCACTTCTGTCTTCAATCTGACGACTTTGAAGCCACTATCCAACGCGTTGAACAATATGGCGGTCGTGCACGTATGGATGTGATGCGCTATCACCCAGAAGACGATTCGAAACCTGCAAAAATGGTTTACCTTGAAGACCCATTTGGTAATTTATTTGAGCTTTACTCGCACTCTTATGAAGAAACATACGCGTCTGACTATGAATAG
- a CDS encoding VOC family protein: MTNTIIKIRAIDHVVLRTSRLEAMLQFYQGILGCAIERQLDELGLTQLRAGNAIIDLITIDKPLGQLGGKPPSQNGRNLDHFCLQIETFDEAELLKFLKQHHVQVEEFTERYGAQGFGRSVYIQDPENNIIELKPTKS, encoded by the coding sequence ATGACGAATACCATTATAAAAATCAGAGCCATTGATCATGTCGTGCTTCGGACTTCTCGCTTGGAAGCAATGCTGCAGTTTTATCAGGGCATTCTTGGTTGTGCTATCGAACGACAGCTCGATGAACTGGGCTTAACGCAATTAAGAGCTGGCAATGCCATTATCGATTTAATCACCATTGATAAGCCACTGGGTCAATTAGGCGGTAAGCCTCCGAGTCAAAATGGTCGGAACCTTGACCATTTTTGCTTACAAATTGAGACATTTGATGAAGCTGAGTTGCTCAAGTTTCTCAAGCAACATCACGTTCAGGTCGAAGAGTTTACAGAGCGCTATGGAGCCCAAGGTTTTGGCCGCTCTGTTTATATCCAAGACCCAGAAAACAACATTATCGAACTAAAACCAACGAAATCGTAG
- a CDS encoding MDR family MFS transporter yields the protein MSLPMSADKRGIATVALMLSAIMVLIDMTVANVSLSHMMGALGANADQITWVLTGYSMAEAIFIPMTSFWVSRFGERQVMLVAVLGFIISSALCGQATTLEEMVFFRIIQGAFGASVIPLSQSMLVQIYPSEQKGKAMAIFSIGILLGPIFGPVVGGVITENVDWRWIFYINLPFGLVCLALIYRYIHICNKSKPDFDWWIIGYMAMGVGALQFMLDKGNDEDWFSSRVIQTALFLAIMGLIMWLYRSWKTQSPIAPLWLLKDRNLLSSSLMIAVVSMAMFGLTTQQPMMLENLLDYPVSTTGMLMAPRGIASALMLILVIKLNPQFDPRLKIVFGLTCIGIGSYLMTLYSLEIDTFWIVMPSMIQGMGLGLTFSSLSALAYLTLPKEQSVAGASIFNLFRTIGSSFGISIATTYQYREGQQQWHALSEGINPYNPVLHEWAEAKGLNIMDPLALEQYQTMLHQQSQMVAFVHTFQLVGVMFVIMMPMLFLIRSK from the coding sequence ATGAGCTTGCCTATGTCGGCTGACAAACGCGGGATAGCCACCGTTGCACTGATGCTGTCTGCGATCATGGTATTGATCGATATGACCGTTGCCAATGTATCGCTCTCACACATGATGGGAGCGCTTGGTGCCAATGCCGACCAAATTACTTGGGTGTTGACTGGCTACAGCATGGCAGAAGCGATTTTTATTCCCATGACGAGTTTTTGGGTATCTCGCTTTGGTGAACGTCAAGTCATGCTGGTGGCAGTACTTGGTTTCATTATCTCCAGTGCTTTGTGCGGTCAGGCAACAACATTGGAAGAAATGGTGTTCTTTCGAATTATTCAAGGTGCCTTTGGTGCTTCGGTCATTCCTTTATCCCAATCGATGCTGGTTCAGATATACCCTTCTGAGCAAAAAGGTAAAGCAATGGCGATTTTTTCCATCGGTATTCTCCTTGGCCCAATCTTCGGACCCGTGGTTGGAGGTGTGATCACTGAGAACGTCGATTGGCGCTGGATATTTTATATCAACTTACCATTTGGATTGGTGTGTTTAGCACTTATTTATCGTTATATCCATATCTGCAATAAATCGAAACCGGATTTTGACTGGTGGATAATTGGTTATATGGCGATGGGGGTTGGGGCTTTGCAGTTTATGCTCGATAAAGGCAATGACGAAGATTGGTTTAGCTCTCGCGTTATACAGACGGCCTTGTTCCTTGCCATCATGGGACTCATTATGTGGCTGTACCGCAGTTGGAAAACACAAAGCCCAATTGCTCCACTTTGGTTACTTAAAGATAGGAACCTGTTGTCCTCGTCGCTGATGATAGCGGTTGTTTCAATGGCTATGTTTGGCTTGACGACGCAACAGCCTATGATGTTGGAAAATTTATTGGATTACCCGGTTTCAACGACTGGCATGCTCATGGCGCCAAGAGGGATTGCTTCGGCTCTGATGTTAATATTGGTGATCAAACTTAATCCGCAGTTTGATCCCAGGTTAAAAATTGTTTTTGGTCTAACCTGCATCGGCATTGGTAGCTATCTGATGACCTTATATTCGCTTGAGATTGATACGTTCTGGATCGTGATGCCAAGTATGATTCAAGGAATGGGATTAGGTTTAACATTTTCTAGTCTATCTGCGCTTGCGTATCTTACGTTGCCTAAAGAACAGTCTGTTGCGGGTGCGAGTATTTTTAACTTATTTCGTACCATTGGGAGCTCTTTTGGTATCTCTATTGCCACGACATACCAATACCGCGAAGGCCAGCAACAATGGCATGCGCTCAGTGAAGGGATTAATCCTTATAACCCTGTGTTGCATGAGTGGGCTGAGGCGAAAGGCCTCAATATCATGGATCCTCTCGCTTTAGAGCAATATCAAACAATGCTGCACCAGCAGTCACAAATGGTGGCGTTTGTTCATACATTTCAATTGGTTGGGGTAATGTTTGTCATCATGATGCCAATGTTATTTTTGATTCGTTCTAAGTAA
- a CDS encoding HlyD family secretion protein, with translation MSDDIAKTESSTSKLTKVIFLVICAVIFGLMYWSWQYSDAHPSTEDAYVRANILSVAPQIRGQISAVEVQDFQPINKGDLLFKVDPSPYLLAVKQAEAAYQLAVQQHDVADKQVTEALANLDAARANLTEAQLEHKRVAELFKRKLVSTQNLDIAKNKLSNAQASLDQARAAVEKAVANRGQTGTEAAIVQQASAQLAQAKLNLSYTDITSPVDGISGEVKTQLGSVVNIGQTLFPIIIKDSYWIRANFKETALTHIKPGMEAKVVIDMYPDIEWKASVDALSPASGTAFSLMPPENATGNWVKIKQRFPVRLTLEVPQGSPQLRVGASSEVTIDLQSHSQ, from the coding sequence ATGAGTGATGATATTGCAAAAACAGAGTCTTCAACCTCCAAACTGACTAAAGTTATTTTTCTTGTCATTTGTGCCGTCATCTTTGGGTTAATGTATTGGTCATGGCAATACTCAGATGCACACCCAAGTACCGAAGATGCGTATGTACGGGCGAATATTCTTTCTGTGGCTCCACAAATTCGTGGTCAAATTTCTGCGGTAGAAGTTCAGGACTTCCAGCCTATCAATAAAGGCGATTTGCTGTTTAAGGTTGATCCTAGTCCTTATCTGTTAGCAGTAAAGCAAGCTGAAGCCGCTTACCAGTTGGCAGTTCAACAGCATGATGTTGCGGATAAGCAAGTCACTGAAGCATTGGCGAATTTGGATGCAGCGCGAGCGAATCTAACGGAAGCGCAGTTAGAGCACAAACGCGTTGCCGAATTATTTAAACGCAAGCTTGTTTCTACTCAAAATCTTGATATTGCGAAGAATAAATTATCTAACGCTCAAGCCAGTTTGGATCAAGCTCGAGCCGCAGTAGAAAAGGCTGTGGCGAATCGTGGGCAAACTGGGACGGAAGCGGCTATTGTGCAGCAAGCTTCGGCTCAGCTGGCTCAAGCGAAATTAAATTTGAGCTATACCGATATTACCTCACCTGTTGATGGCATCAGTGGTGAAGTGAAAACACAATTGGGTTCGGTCGTAAATATTGGGCAGACGCTCTTCCCAATCATCATTAAAGACAGCTATTGGATTCGTGCCAATTTTAAAGAGACGGCTTTGACGCATATTAAACCGGGCATGGAAGCAAAAGTGGTGATTGATATGTACCCTGATATTGAATGGAAAGCGTCTGTGGATGCACTTTCACCAGCCAGTGGTACTGCTTTCTCTTTGATGCCGCCTGAAAATGCCACTGGCAACTGGGTTAAAATTAAACAAAGGTTTCCGGTGCGTTTAACCTTAGAAGTTCCACAAGGCTCGCCACAACTCAGAGTTGGTGCAAGCTCAGAAGTTACCATTGATTTGCAAAGCCACAGTCAATGA
- a CDS encoding MbnP family protein translates to MKKKSLFPVVLFFVVVGLFTLYQSSAPVSLTLVITPTVDQQPLVFNRAIYPNPGGDGLFSIRSFQFYISNIKLFSEEGHYLEPDSYHLVRFDNEKNQYTIVIDDVPNLPYEAIGLSIGVDAEANGTITVSGDVNPNSRMAWSWDVGYKFVLFEGTLHRGEKSTPLVYHIGFDENYKSLMFPFPDHGEELHATVDIMKLFQGTSTIDMSQVPTIKFDRKDSRLISDNYQNMLAFE, encoded by the coding sequence TTGAAGAAAAAATCACTATTTCCAGTCGTGTTGTTTTTTGTGGTTGTCGGTTTATTTACTTTGTATCAGAGCTCAGCGCCTGTTTCTTTAACACTGGTCATTACACCGACTGTGGATCAGCAACCTCTTGTATTCAATCGTGCTATCTACCCAAATCCTGGTGGCGACGGTCTGTTTAGCATTCGTTCCTTTCAATTTTATATCAGTAATATCAAGTTATTCAGTGAAGAAGGTCATTACTTAGAACCAGACAGCTATCATTTAGTACGATTTGATAATGAAAAAAACCAGTACACCATTGTTATCGATGATGTCCCCAATTTGCCATATGAAGCGATCGGTTTATCGATTGGTGTTGATGCAGAAGCGAATGGAACGATCACCGTCAGTGGTGACGTAAATCCCAATAGCCGAATGGCATGGAGTTGGGATGTTGGTTATAAATTTGTCCTCTTTGAAGGGACACTTCACCGTGGTGAAAAAAGCACTCCGCTGGTTTACCACATTGGATTTGATGAAAACTACAAATCCTTAATGTTTCCTTTCCCTGACCATGGTGAAGAACTCCATGCCACTGTTGATATTATGAAACTATTTCAGGGAACCTCCACCATCGATATGTCGCAAGTTCCAACCATCAAGTTTGATCGCAAAGACAGTCGACTGATTTCAGACAATTACCAAAATATGCTGGCTTTTGAGTAG